One genomic region from Nocardia vinacea encodes:
- a CDS encoding SDR family oxidoreductase: MKTILITGATSGIGLEAAQQLAAGGDRLVLVGRNPQKLADSAELVLAAGAGAVDTLECDISSQSSVRQLAKAVEAGYDRIDVLANNAGGYHQTRTETEDGIEATFATNHLGGFLLTELLIDLLIQSAPARILFTSSVMHYGATLDFDDLGFREGYSGEKAYSRSKLANVLYARALADRLAGTGVTVNAFHPGAVATGIWNSLPWFGQPIVALGKRLFFITAAEGAAALTFLATDPSVAEVTGAYFRKTREREPSRLARDDARARQLCEVSASLVGLSK; this comes from the coding sequence ATGAAGACGATCCTGATTACGGGGGCCACCTCGGGTATCGGTCTCGAAGCCGCGCAACAGCTCGCCGCAGGGGGCGATCGGCTGGTGTTGGTCGGCCGGAATCCGCAGAAGCTTGCCGACAGTGCGGAATTGGTGCTGGCCGCGGGGGCGGGAGCGGTCGATACGCTGGAATGCGATATCTCATCGCAGTCGTCGGTGCGCCAACTCGCCAAGGCGGTCGAAGCCGGCTACGACCGCATCGATGTACTTGCCAATAATGCGGGCGGCTATCACCAGACGCGCACCGAAACCGAGGACGGTATCGAGGCGACTTTCGCCACCAACCATCTCGGCGGATTTCTGCTCACCGAACTGCTCATCGATCTGCTGATCCAGAGCGCCCCCGCGCGCATTCTGTTCACCTCCTCGGTGATGCACTACGGCGCAACCCTCGATTTCGACGATCTCGGGTTCCGCGAAGGCTATTCGGGCGAAAAGGCGTACAGCCGATCCAAATTGGCCAATGTGCTCTACGCCCGCGCACTGGCCGATCGGCTGGCGGGCACCGGTGTGACGGTCAATGCCTTCCATCCCGGCGCGGTCGCGACCGGCATCTGGAATTCGCTGCCATGGTTCGGGCAACCGATCGTCGCGCTCGGCAAACGCCTGTTCTTCATCACCGCGGCCGAGGGTGCCGCCGCACTCACCTTCCTCGCGACGGATCCGAGCGTCGCCGAGGTGACCGGTGCCTATTTCCGCAAGACCCGCGAGCGCGAACCGTCGCGGCTGGCCCGCGACGATGCGCGGGCCCGCCAATTGTGCGAGGTGAGCGCGAGTTTGGTCGGGCTGTCCAAATAG
- a CDS encoding TetR/AcrR family transcriptional regulator, which translates to MTGTRGRPRSEDARRAILHTALELCERDGYQDLTIKAIADGAGVGRQTVYRWWPDKASILIEALIGLAEEHAALRVSDESVDVLVAVERLLTATFDLTQKVTGQALVGLMADAQRDPALSKRLQDTVIGPRRATLRALLQRGVDARKLTPAVPLDLVVDFVFGAMWYRLLSHHAPVNAALAKDVTSSVATMLAP; encoded by the coding sequence ATGACAGGAACCCGTGGTCGACCCCGCAGCGAGGACGCCAGGCGCGCGATCCTGCACACGGCGCTCGAGCTCTGCGAGCGGGATGGCTACCAAGACCTGACCATCAAGGCCATCGCGGACGGGGCGGGCGTCGGGCGGCAGACGGTCTACCGCTGGTGGCCGGATAAGGCATCGATTCTGATCGAGGCGTTGATCGGTTTGGCCGAAGAGCATGCGGCACTGCGGGTGTCGGACGAATCGGTGGATGTGCTCGTCGCCGTCGAGCGCCTGCTGACGGCCACTTTCGACCTCACGCAGAAAGTGACGGGTCAGGCGCTGGTCGGTCTGATGGCGGACGCGCAGCGCGATCCAGCCCTGTCCAAACGATTGCAGGACACCGTGATCGGCCCGCGACGAGCGACACTGCGCGCACTGCTCCAGCGTGGTGTCGACGCCCGAAAACTGACCCCGGCCGTCCCGCTGGATCTCGTCGTCGATTTCGTCTTCGGCGCCATGTGGTACCGACTGCTGAGCCACCATGCGCCGGTGAATGCCGCGTTGGCGAAGGATGTCACGAGCAGTGTCGCGACCATGCTCGCGCCGTGA
- a CDS encoding gamma-glutamyl-gamma-aminobutyrate hydrolase family protein — translation MVSSGSEQIRPVIGLPTYLEQARFGAWDVPSAVLPHNYLQLVERAGGIPVLLPPTGVARAELVDRLDGLVLTGGADVDPARYGAPPDAALGPLRADRDDSEFELLALARAAGLPILAICRGLQLVNVAFGGTLIQHLPDLLGHDDHSGTPGGFHPNRVTTVPDSLVATIAGPEVKVNCHHHQAVAILADGLVATAHASDGTIEAAEAPDGPFLVGVQWHPEADATDTRLMRALVQAAATYRKERNS, via the coding sequence GTGGTTTCGAGCGGCTCTGAGCAGATCCGTCCGGTCATCGGCCTGCCGACCTACCTGGAACAGGCCCGATTCGGCGCCTGGGATGTGCCGAGTGCGGTGCTGCCGCACAACTACCTGCAGTTGGTGGAGCGCGCGGGCGGCATACCGGTGCTGCTGCCGCCCACCGGCGTGGCGCGCGCGGAGCTGGTGGATCGGCTCGACGGGTTGGTGCTGACCGGCGGCGCCGATGTCGATCCGGCGCGCTACGGCGCGCCGCCGGATGCGGCCCTCGGCCCACTCCGAGCCGACCGCGACGATTCCGAATTCGAGCTATTGGCCCTGGCACGCGCTGCCGGTCTGCCGATCCTCGCGATCTGTCGCGGCCTGCAACTGGTCAATGTCGCGTTCGGCGGCACCCTGATCCAGCATCTGCCGGATCTGCTCGGCCACGACGACCATTCGGGTACGCCGGGCGGCTTCCACCCGAACCGGGTCACGACGGTGCCGGACAGCCTGGTCGCCACGATCGCCGGACCGGAGGTGAAGGTGAATTGCCACCATCACCAGGCCGTCGCCATCCTGGCCGATGGCCTGGTCGCGACCGCACACGCGTCGGACGGCACGATCGAGGCGGCGGAGGCGCCGGACGGTCCGTTCCTGGTGGGTGTGCAGTGGCATCCGGAGGCGGATGCGACCGATACGCGATTGATGCGAGCACTGGTCCAGGCGGCGGCCACCTATCGAAAGGAACGGAATTCGTGA
- a CDS encoding aldehyde dehydrogenase family protein — MTTTQVVNPATEQVVTTLELVSAAETDAAIERAQRAGVDWRAVAPGDRARLLRRFAEAVDANLEQLAQLEVANAGHTIGNARWEAGNVRDVLHFAAGIPERLLGNQIPVAGGVDITFHEPLGVVGVIVPWNFPMPIAAWGFGPALAAGNTVVLKPAELTPLTAIRLGELALEAGVPEGVFQVLPGKGSVVGQRFVTHPAVRKVVFTGSTEVGKEIMAGCARQVKRVTLELGGKSANIVFADADLERAAATAPYGVFDNAGQDCCARSRILVQRSVFDRFLELLEPAVRGVRVGDPAAESTEMGPLISAAHRAQVASFVEPSTKVAFTGTQPDGPGFWYPPTVVLPDAPSDRVLTEEIFGPVVAVVPFEDEADAVRIANDTEYGLSGSIWTNDVGRALRVSRGVEAGNLSVNSHSSVRYWTPFGGFKQSGLGRELGPDAALAFTETKNVFIAT, encoded by the coding sequence GTGACGACAACGCAGGTGGTCAACCCGGCGACCGAGCAGGTCGTCACGACACTCGAACTGGTGAGCGCGGCCGAGACCGATGCGGCCATCGAACGGGCGCAGCGGGCCGGGGTCGATTGGCGCGCGGTCGCGCCGGGGGATCGGGCTCGGTTGCTGCGGCGGTTCGCTGAGGCCGTCGACGCGAATCTCGAGCAGCTGGCCCAGCTCGAGGTCGCCAATGCCGGACACACTATCGGCAATGCGCGCTGGGAGGCGGGCAATGTCCGCGATGTGCTGCATTTCGCCGCCGGGATTCCGGAACGTCTGCTGGGCAACCAGATTCCGGTCGCGGGCGGGGTCGATATCACCTTCCATGAACCGCTCGGCGTGGTCGGGGTGATCGTGCCGTGGAACTTCCCGATGCCGATCGCGGCATGGGGATTCGGGCCCGCACTGGCCGCCGGGAATACGGTGGTGCTCAAGCCAGCCGAGCTCACCCCGCTCACCGCGATCCGATTGGGTGAGCTCGCGCTCGAAGCCGGTGTGCCGGAAGGGGTTTTCCAGGTGCTGCCCGGCAAGGGGTCGGTGGTGGGGCAGCGGTTCGTGACCCATCCCGCCGTGCGGAAGGTGGTATTCACCGGGTCCACCGAGGTGGGCAAGGAGATCATGGCCGGATGTGCGCGCCAGGTGAAGCGGGTGACGCTCGAATTGGGCGGTAAGAGCGCGAATATCGTTTTCGCCGATGCCGATCTGGAGCGTGCGGCGGCGACCGCGCCCTATGGTGTTTTCGACAACGCCGGGCAGGATTGCTGTGCGCGGTCGCGAATTCTTGTGCAGCGCAGTGTGTTCGACCGATTCCTGGAATTGCTGGAACCGGCGGTGCGTGGGGTTCGGGTGGGTGATCCCGCGGCGGAGTCCACCGAAATGGGGCCGCTGATTTCGGCCGCGCATCGCGCTCAGGTGGCCTCGTTCGTCGAGCCGTCGACCAAGGTTGCATTCACCGGTACACAGCCCGACGGACCCGGATTCTGGTATCCGCCAACGGTTGTGCTGCCCGACGCGCCATCGGATCGGGTGCTCACCGAGGAAATATTCGGGCCGGTGGTCGCCGTGGTTCCGTTCGAGGACGAGGCCGACGCCGTTCGCATTGCCAATGACACCGAATACGGTCTGTCCGGCTCCATCTGGACCAATGACGTGGGCCGGGCGCTGCGGGTGTCTCGCGGTGTGGAAGCCGGGAATCTGTCGGTGAATTCGCATTCCTCGGTGCGGTATTGGACGCCGTTCGGCGGATTCAAACAGTCCGGGCTCGGGCGCGAACTCGGACCCGATGCGGCACTTGCCTTTACCGAGACCAAGAACGTCTTCATCGCCACCTGA
- a CDS encoding HPF/RaiA family ribosome-associated protein translates to MQIQVNTGSNIHGGASLAERVESTLSSTLDRFGEQLTRLEVHLTDLNADKGGPDDKQCVLEARISGQPPVAVTHRAATVEEAYTGAADAMANLLDSRFGRLHHTKGGESIRHLRVE, encoded by the coding sequence GTGCAGATTCAGGTCAACACCGGCAGCAATATCCACGGCGGCGCATCGCTGGCCGAGCGCGTGGAATCGACGCTCTCCTCGACGCTCGACCGCTTCGGTGAGCAGCTCACCCGACTGGAAGTTCATCTGACCGATCTGAACGCCGATAAAGGCGGTCCGGACGATAAGCAATGCGTACTGGAGGCCCGGATATCCGGCCAGCCTCCGGTCGCCGTAACCCACCGTGCGGCTACGGTCGAAGAGGCTTATACCGGCGCCGCCGACGCCATGGCCAACCTCCTCGACAGTCGCTTCGGCCGCCTGCATCACACGAAGGGTGGCGAATCCATCAGGCACTTGCGCGTCGAATAA
- a CDS encoding 3-oxoacyl-ACP reductase, producing the protein MQRLQDRVAVVTGGGSGIGLATVRRFAAEGAKVVVADIDAAAGEAAAGEVGGLFMKVDVTDEAQVEAMFQTAVDTYGGLDIAFNNAGISPPDDDSILTTGIDAWRRVQEVNLTSVYLCSKYAINHMLERGKGSVINTASFVAVMGAATSQISYTASKGGVLAMSRELGVQFARNGIRVNALCPGPVNTPLLQELFAKDPERAARRLVHIPVGRFAEPEEIAAAVAFLASDDSSFITASQFLVDGGISGAYVTPL; encoded by the coding sequence TTGCAGCGCTTACAGGATCGAGTCGCCGTCGTCACCGGCGGTGGGAGCGGTATCGGCCTCGCCACCGTTCGCCGATTCGCGGCGGAGGGTGCCAAGGTCGTCGTCGCCGATATCGATGCCGCCGCGGGAGAGGCTGCGGCCGGCGAAGTGGGCGGCCTGTTCATGAAGGTGGACGTCACCGACGAGGCTCAGGTCGAGGCCATGTTCCAGACCGCCGTCGACACCTATGGCGGACTCGATATCGCCTTCAACAATGCCGGAATCTCACCGCCGGACGACGATTCCATTCTGACCACCGGCATCGACGCCTGGCGTCGGGTACAGGAGGTCAATCTGACCTCGGTGTATCTGTGCAGCAAGTACGCCATCAACCACATGTTGGAGCGGGGTAAGGGCTCGGTGATCAATACCGCGTCGTTCGTCGCGGTCATGGGTGCGGCGACCTCGCAGATCTCCTACACCGCATCCAAGGGCGGTGTGCTCGCGATGAGCCGTGAACTCGGAGTGCAGTTCGCGCGCAATGGGATTCGGGTCAACGCGCTGTGTCCAGGACCGGTGAACACGCCATTGCTGCAGGAGCTGTTCGCGAAGGACCCCGAACGCGCCGCGCGCCGCCTGGTGCACATCCCCGTCGGACGCTTCGCCGAGCCGGAGGAAATCGCCGCGGCCGTCGCATTTCTGGCCAGTGACGACTCCTCGTTCATCACCGCATCGCAGTTCCTGGTGGACGGTGGCATCTCCGGCGCGTACGTCACACCGTTGTAA
- a CDS encoding glutamine synthetase family protein — MRTGMLELVQLRALVEAGEIDTVLVAMTDMQGRLQGKRCAARFFLDEVIGHATEACNYLLAVDVDMTTVDGYAISSWETGYGDFVLRPDLSTLRLVPWQPGTALVLCDVEHVEPARQPVTVSPRQILRAQLARLAERGLRAYVGTELEFLVFDDSYEDAWNSGYRDLRPANQYNVDYSMLGTARIEPLLRRIRNEMAGAGLYVESAKGECNPGQHEIAFRYDEALVTCDNHSIYKNGAKEIAAQEGRSLSFMAKYNEREGNSCHIHISLRAESGAAVFAGDGPHGTSALMRHFLAGQLDCLREFTYLLAPNINSYKRFVAGSFAPTALAWGRDNRTCSLRVVGEDLSLRMENRIPGGDVNPYLAVAATIAAGLHGIEHALPLEPEFHGNAYRSQRPRVPRTLREAAQLFGESKVARTAFGDDVVDHYRNAAQVELDAFDAAVTDWERIRGFERL, encoded by the coding sequence ATGCGTACTGGGATGCTGGAGCTGGTGCAGTTGCGGGCGCTCGTCGAGGCAGGGGAGATCGACACGGTGCTGGTGGCAATGACCGATATGCAGGGCCGTTTGCAGGGAAAGCGTTGTGCGGCAAGGTTTTTCCTGGACGAGGTGATCGGGCACGCGACCGAGGCGTGTAATTACCTGCTCGCGGTGGATGTCGATATGACGACGGTGGACGGATACGCGATCTCGTCCTGGGAAACCGGCTATGGCGACTTCGTCCTGCGGCCGGATCTGAGTACCCTGCGGCTGGTGCCGTGGCAGCCGGGAACCGCGCTGGTGCTGTGTGATGTCGAGCACGTCGAACCGGCGCGTCAGCCGGTCACGGTTTCACCGCGGCAGATATTGCGTGCGCAATTGGCGCGGCTCGCTGAACGTGGGCTGCGCGCCTATGTCGGGACCGAACTCGAGTTCCTGGTCTTCGACGACAGCTACGAGGACGCGTGGAATTCCGGCTATCGCGATCTGCGCCCCGCCAACCAGTACAACGTCGACTATTCGATGCTCGGGACCGCGCGCATCGAGCCACTGCTGCGTCGCATTCGCAATGAAATGGCCGGTGCGGGACTGTATGTCGAATCGGCCAAGGGTGAATGCAATCCGGGTCAGCACGAAATCGCATTCCGCTATGACGAGGCGCTGGTGACCTGCGACAACCACAGCATCTACAAGAATGGTGCCAAGGAGATCGCCGCTCAGGAGGGCCGCAGTCTCAGCTTCATGGCAAAATACAATGAGCGCGAAGGTAATTCGTGCCATATTCATATAAGTCTGCGTGCCGAATCGGGTGCGGCGGTATTCGCGGGTGACGGCCCGCACGGCACCTCCGCACTCATGCGGCATTTCCTCGCTGGGCAACTGGATTGCCTGCGCGAGTTCACCTATCTGCTCGCACCGAATATCAACTCCTACAAGCGATTCGTGGCAGGGAGTTTCGCCCCGACCGCACTGGCCTGGGGACGCGACAACCGGACCTGTTCGCTGCGCGTGGTGGGCGAGGATCTGTCCCTGCGGATGGAGAACCGGATCCCGGGCGGCGATGTGAATCCGTATCTGGCCGTCGCCGCGACCATTGCCGCCGGCTTGCACGGTATCGAGCACGCGCTCCCGCTCGAGCCGGAGTTCCACGGCAATGCCTACCGGTCCCAGCGCCCGCGGGTGCCGCGTACGCTGCGGGAAGCGGCGCAATTGTTCGGCGAGAGCAAGGTGGCACGGACAGCGTTCGGCGACGACGTGGTGGACCATTATCGGAATGCGGCACAGGTCGAGCTGGACGCCTTCGACGCCGCCGTCACCGATTGGGAGCGAATCCGTGGTTTCGAGCGGCTCTGA
- a CDS encoding FUSC family protein: MDDPTFDPSHHPVPTPPRRRALLFGSAQTGWRWPVAARSALAFGLPALIVLAAGHQQQAMIVALGAFAVLYGEARAYRMRWRIVLIAGTGFLTAAALGAVIGDLWHATAGIIGVAALSVVALVASYVMVATRAGPPGMFFFVLVCAVATRMAAAGISVPAIVGYTALGVLSSVLISMSPMLRDARAPENAAVAAALRVVDTYVESRKGGQPSAAERHAAGAALHSAWATVHDAGLPARAPDSEIVRTLLAAHRQFIGIADSAPDVLDEPVPMTRPTVGQRLRRSLTIRSHAATTALRTLAAAVIAGGLSVLLGLGRPDWAVITAVLVLNLGPDRIVGTVRALHRVGGTVVGLIVFAGLHVFAPSGVVLVLVLMALMFLTDLFVVRNYGIAVVFITPLALLIGGALGGPILVPIRDRLIETLVGALVAVGAMWVIVPRAHRHDLRWNESRVLRVAADLVEILRTKPPADPAAMRLRRDLQFELVGNHLSGVAAYRDEPAWTREQWPRHAEIGRIGYDLLAQCWLMPAKQLLTDPDDLAGQIAQMTGVED; this comes from the coding sequence GTGGACGACCCGACCTTCGATCCGTCACACCATCCGGTGCCGACGCCACCGCGGCGGCGCGCGCTGCTGTTCGGGTCGGCGCAAACGGGTTGGCGGTGGCCGGTGGCGGCGCGGTCCGCGCTCGCATTCGGGTTGCCCGCGCTGATCGTGCTCGCGGCGGGTCATCAGCAGCAGGCGATGATCGTCGCGCTGGGTGCGTTCGCTGTGCTCTACGGCGAGGCGCGCGCGTACCGAATGCGTTGGCGGATAGTGCTGATCGCGGGGACGGGCTTTCTCACAGCGGCGGCGCTCGGTGCCGTGATCGGCGATCTGTGGCACGCGACGGCCGGAATCATCGGTGTGGCGGCACTTTCCGTTGTCGCTCTGGTCGCTAGCTATGTCATGGTCGCGACGCGGGCCGGACCGCCGGGCATGTTCTTCTTCGTGCTGGTGTGCGCGGTGGCGACGCGGATGGCCGCCGCCGGTATTTCGGTACCGGCCATCGTGGGATATACCGCGCTCGGCGTGCTGAGTTCGGTGCTGATCTCGATGAGTCCGATGCTGCGCGATGCGCGTGCGCCGGAAAATGCTGCGGTGGCGGCGGCCTTGCGTGTCGTCGATACCTATGTCGAAAGCCGGAAGGGCGGGCAGCCGTCCGCCGCCGAGCGGCATGCGGCGGGCGCGGCGCTGCATTCGGCGTGGGCCACGGTTCATGATGCGGGTCTGCCTGCCCGCGCACCGGATTCGGAGATCGTCCGCACGCTGCTGGCCGCACATCGCCAGTTCATCGGGATAGCGGACTCCGCACCGGACGTGCTCGACGAGCCGGTGCCGATGACCCGCCCGACTGTCGGTCAGCGACTGCGACGGTCGCTGACGATCCGCTCGCATGCGGCGACCACGGCGCTGCGCACGCTGGCCGCCGCCGTGATCGCGGGTGGCCTCAGTGTGCTGTTGGGCCTAGGCCGGCCGGACTGGGCCGTGATCACCGCCGTCCTGGTGCTGAATCTGGGGCCGGATCGCATTGTCGGCACTGTGCGCGCATTGCATCGCGTCGGGGGCACGGTCGTCGGGTTGATCGTGTTCGCGGGGCTGCACGTATTCGCGCCGTCGGGCGTCGTGCTCGTGCTCGTGCTCATGGCTCTGATGTTCCTGACGGATCTGTTCGTAGTGCGCAATTACGGGATCGCCGTCGTCTTCATTACGCCCTTGGCGCTGCTGATCGGTGGCGCGCTCGGTGGGCCGATACTGGTTCCCATCCGCGATCGGCTGATCGAGACGCTGGTCGGTGCGCTGGTCGCGGTTGGGGCAATGTGGGTGATCGTGCCGCGTGCGCACCGGCACGACCTGCGGTGGAACGAGTCCAGGGTGCTGCGGGTGGCCGCGGACCTGGTCGAGATCCTGCGCACGAAGCCACCAGCCGATCCGGCCGCCATGCGATTGCGTCGCGATCTGCAGTTCGAACTCGTCGGCAATCACCTCAGCGGTGTCGCCGCATATCGCGACGAACCGGCGTGGACGCGTGAACAATGGCCTCGACATGCCGAGATCGGGCGGATCGGATACGACCTGCTCGCGCAATGTTGGCTGATGCCGGCGAAACAATTGCTCACCGATCCCGACGACCTGGCCGGACAGATCGCCCAAATGACAGGTGTCGAGGATTGA
- a CDS encoding DUF1059 domain-containing protein: MKRNLNCPCGEQIVGTDEDDLVAKTKAHLAENHPGHDYSRDEILFIAY, translated from the coding sequence ATGAAGCGAAATCTGAACTGCCCCTGCGGCGAACAGATCGTCGGGACGGATGAGGACGACCTGGTCGCGAAGACCAAGGCGCATCTGGCCGAGAACCACCCGGGGCACGACTATTCCCGGGACGAAATTCTGTTCATCGCGTACTGA
- a CDS encoding SDR family oxidoreductase, with amino-acid sequence MNNKVVIVGGTSGIGLATARRLAANGAEVVIAGRNEERLAAALAELGPQVTGKVVDARAENELAQLFSEVGPVDHVVVTVTGPSGTTPFRELGLDHLQAHVSGKLLPHVATIQAALPHLAQDGSITLVSAASAGGAMPTTAALAAVNAGVEAIVPVLAVELAPVRVNAVSPGVIDTEWWSFLPEDARAEVFAGIAAQTPVGRIGSADDIAKAIEFLTDNTFTTGVVVRVDGGARLGSPK; translated from the coding sequence GTGAACAACAAAGTCGTCATCGTTGGTGGAACCTCTGGAATCGGCCTGGCGACCGCTCGCCGACTCGCCGCCAACGGCGCGGAGGTCGTCATCGCCGGACGCAACGAAGAACGACTCGCCGCCGCACTGGCCGAGCTCGGCCCGCAGGTCACCGGCAAGGTCGTGGATGCGCGCGCCGAAAATGAACTGGCACAACTATTTTCAGAGGTCGGACCGGTCGACCATGTGGTGGTCACCGTGACCGGACCGTCCGGCACCACCCCGTTCCGCGAACTCGGCCTCGACCATCTGCAGGCCCACGTCTCCGGCAAACTGCTGCCGCACGTCGCCACCATTCAGGCGGCGCTGCCCCATCTCGCGCAGGACGGGTCGATCACGCTGGTCTCCGCCGCATCCGCGGGCGGCGCCATGCCGACAACCGCCGCGCTGGCCGCCGTCAATGCCGGTGTCGAAGCCATCGTTCCCGTGCTCGCGGTCGAACTCGCACCCGTGCGTGTGAACGCCGTATCCCCTGGTGTGATCGACACCGAATGGTGGAGCTTCCTCCCCGAGGACGCCCGCGCCGAGGTGTTCGCCGGAATCGCGGCGCAGACCCCGGTCGGCCGGATCGGCAGCGCGGACGATATCGCCAAGGCCATCGAATTCCTCACCGACAACACCTTCACCACCGGCGTGGTGGTACGCGTGGACGGCGGCGCTCGCCTCGGCTCCCCCAAATAA
- a CDS encoding MFS transporter, with translation MGNATEWFDYGVYAATATYLTDAFFPGELGTLGTMLGFAISFLLRPLGGMVWGPLGDRLGRKVVLATTILLMAAATGCIGLIPTHAQIGWFAPVLLIALRVVQGFSTGGEYGGAATYLAECADDRKRGFLGSFLEFGTLGGFVGGSSVVLLCQLIFGSDAMHDWGWRVPFLFAVPLGLIGWYLRSHLNESPVFAEVADKPHPPGGVWEVLTTYHRETLTLIGLVVALNVVNYTLLTYQPTYLQNTIGVGESTTTAMMLIGQLVMMIVLPFFGRLSDRVGRRPLWLVSLVGLAILALPMYWLMGQGTGWAITGFIVLGLLYVPQLATISSTFPAIFPTHVRYAGFALGYNISTAAFGGTAPLVNEAAIESTGWSLFPAAYMVGASLIGLVAWSFLRETAGTSLRGTVVPDAQQLTPPVAAQTV, from the coding sequence ATGGGCAATGCCACCGAATGGTTCGACTACGGCGTCTACGCCGCGACCGCCACCTACCTCACCGACGCGTTCTTCCCGGGCGAACTCGGCACCCTCGGTACCATGCTCGGCTTCGCCATCTCCTTCCTGCTGCGCCCGCTCGGCGGCATGGTCTGGGGACCGCTCGGCGACCGACTCGGCCGAAAAGTGGTGCTGGCCACCACGATTCTGTTGATGGCCGCTGCTACCGGATGCATCGGCCTGATTCCGACCCATGCCCAGATCGGTTGGTTCGCACCGGTTCTGCTCATCGCCCTACGCGTCGTGCAGGGCTTCTCGACCGGTGGCGAATATGGCGGTGCCGCAACATATCTGGCCGAATGCGCCGACGATCGCAAGCGCGGATTCCTCGGCAGCTTCCTGGAATTCGGCACCCTCGGCGGGTTCGTCGGCGGCTCATCGGTCGTGCTGCTGTGTCAGCTCATCTTCGGTTCGGATGCGATGCACGACTGGGGGTGGCGCGTGCCCTTCCTGTTCGCGGTGCCGCTCGGCCTGATCGGCTGGTACCTGCGCTCGCATCTGAACGAGTCGCCCGTGTTCGCCGAGGTGGCCGACAAACCGCATCCGCCGGGCGGCGTGTGGGAGGTGCTGACCACCTACCACCGCGAAACCCTGACGCTGATCGGCCTGGTGGTCGCCCTGAACGTGGTGAATTACACCCTGCTCACCTATCAACCGACCTACCTGCAGAACACCATCGGCGTCGGCGAATCGACCACCACCGCGATGATGCTGATCGGGCAGTTGGTGATGATGATCGTGCTGCCGTTCTTCGGCAGGCTGTCCGACCGGGTGGGCCGCCGCCCGCTCTGGCTGGTCTCGCTGGTCGGACTCGCGATACTCGCGCTGCCCATGTACTGGCTGATGGGGCAGGGAACCGGTTGGGCCATCACCGGATTCATCGTGCTCGGCCTGCTGTACGTCCCCCAGCTGGCGACGATCAGCTCGACCTTTCCGGCCATCTTCCCGACGCATGTGCGCTATGCGGGTTTCGCCCTCGGCTACAACATCTCCACCGCCGCATTCGGCGGCACCGCACCGCTCGTCAACGAGGCCGCGATCGAATCGACCGGCTGGTCGCTGTTCCCGGCCGCATATATGGTGGGCGCCAGCCTGATCGGACTCGTCGCCTGGTCGTTCCTGCGCGAGACCGCGGGAACCTCGTTGCGCGGCACTGTTGTTCCCGATGCGCAGCAACTTACGCCACCGGTCGCGGCACAGACGGTCTGA